One genomic region from uncultured Subdoligranulum sp. encodes:
- a CDS encoding glucose-6-phosphate isomerase produces MAVKFNGKHLAKFIRPEEYEAIYPQVELAHKQLETKTGFGNDFLGWLDLPVTYDKEEFARIKAAAEKIRSDSDVLLVAGIGGSYLGARAVVEAVRGLYHNELDDGLKIYFCGNTISPTALNDIIKLTKGKRFSINVISKSGTTTETALAFRVLRKLLEDSVGPEEANKRIYATTDRARGTLKQLANEQGWPTFVVPDDVGGRYSVLTAVGLLPIACAGIDIDELMQGAADGREKFGKCSMDNDAYRYAMTRNILYRKGKSVETLACFEPDFTMMNEWYKQLFGESEGKDQKGLMPTSCIFSTDLHSMGQFLQDGSRVMFETYVDVKNTREDFYIEPLEGNFDGLNFLAEQNMSVVNRKAMEGTILAHTDGGVPLGIIEVDALNAHDVGELIYFFWKACAVSGYLLSVNPFDQPGVESYKKNMFALLGKPGYEDRKAELEAKLQD; encoded by the coding sequence ATGGCTGTTAAATTCAATGGCAAACATCTGGCAAAGTTCATTCGTCCCGAGGAATATGAGGCAATTTATCCGCAGGTCGAGCTGGCCCATAAGCAACTGGAAACCAAAACCGGATTCGGTAATGATTTCCTGGGCTGGCTTGACCTGCCTGTTACTTATGACAAGGAAGAGTTTGCCCGTATCAAGGCAGCGGCGGAAAAGATCCGTTCGGATTCCGACGTGCTGCTGGTGGCGGGCATCGGCGGGTCCTATCTGGGCGCCCGTGCCGTGGTGGAGGCCGTCCGTGGCCTGTACCACAATGAACTGGATGACGGGCTGAAGATTTACTTCTGCGGCAATACCATCTCGCCCACGGCGCTGAATGATATCATCAAGCTGACCAAGGGCAAACGGTTCTCCATCAACGTCATCTCCAAGTCCGGCACGACCACCGAGACGGCGCTGGCGTTCCGCGTGCTGCGTAAGCTGCTGGAAGATTCTGTTGGTCCCGAAGAGGCCAACAAGCGCATTTACGCCACCACCGACCGTGCCAGGGGTACCCTGAAGCAGCTGGCCAATGAACAGGGCTGGCCGACCTTTGTGGTGCCGGACGATGTGGGCGGACGGTATTCCGTTTTGACCGCCGTGGGCCTTTTGCCCATTGCCTGTGCCGGCATTGATATCGACGAACTGATGCAGGGCGCCGCTGACGGCCGTGAAAAGTTCGGCAAGTGCAGCATGGATAACGACGCGTATCGCTATGCCATGACCCGCAATATCCTGTACCGCAAGGGTAAGAGTGTGGAGACGCTGGCTTGCTTTGAGCCGGACTTCACGATGATGAATGAATGGTATAAACAGCTGTTCGGCGAGAGCGAGGGCAAGGACCAGAAGGGCCTGATGCCCACTTCCTGCATCTTCTCCACGGATCTGCATTCCATGGGCCAGTTCCTGCAGGACGGCAGCCGCGTGATGTTCGAGACCTACGTGGACGTGAAGAACACCCGGGAGGATTTCTACATCGAGCCGCTGGAAGGCAATTTCGATGGTCTGAACTTCCTGGCTGAGCAGAATATGAGTGTGGTCAACCGCAAGGCGATGGAAGGCACGATCCTGGCCCATACCGATGGCGGTGTGCCCCTGGGCATCATTGAAGTGGATGCGCTGAATGCTCACGATGTGGGCGAGTTGATCTACTTCTTCTGGAAAGCCTGCGCAGTGTCCGGCTATCTGTTGTCCGTGAATCCCTTCGACCAGCCCGGCGTGGAAAGCTACAAGAAGAATATGTTCGCGCTGCTGGGCAAGCCCGGTTATGAGGACCGCAAGGCGGAACTGGAAGCCAAATTGCAGGACTGA
- a CDS encoding D-alanyl-D-alanine carboxypeptidase family protein has translation MKKRTVTILLCLALVLFSVLRAYAETESAETVPAENQPAVQAITPAGTRDFDLPCQAAILVDEDSGTVLYEKNADEQRPIASITKVMTLLLTFQALEEGKIHLDDVVPVSEHAYSMGGSQIWLEPGEQMTLNDMLKAICVSSANDAAVAVAEFVGGSEPAFVQMMNEGAAELGMTSTHFENACGLDQEGHLSSARDVAIMSREMLLHHTEVRDYCSIWTDTLRDGATQLVNTNKLLKSYSGITGLKTGTTSKAGVCISASAERNGLRLIAVVLGSASGKERFEAATTLLDYGFANYENVTAELPADAPQALPVTRGTSEAVTLQYEAPQKCLVPKGQGEQLHVEVELPQTLQAPVAAGTPVGTVHWKSGETDLQTFSITAAQDVEALSFGYCFGLLAQSLALSAV, from the coding sequence ATGAAAAAGCGGACCGTGACCATACTTTTGTGCCTGGCACTGGTGCTGTTCTCGGTGCTGCGGGCATACGCCGAAACGGAGTCGGCCGAGACGGTTCCGGCAGAAAATCAGCCGGCTGTGCAGGCGATCACACCGGCAGGAACCCGTGATTTTGATCTGCCGTGTCAGGCGGCGATCCTGGTGGATGAGGATTCCGGTACGGTGCTGTACGAAAAAAATGCGGATGAACAGCGGCCCATTGCCTCCATCACCAAGGTGATGACCCTGCTTCTGACATTCCAGGCACTGGAAGAGGGGAAAATCCATCTGGATGATGTGGTACCTGTCAGCGAACATGCCTACAGCATGGGCGGCAGTCAGATCTGGCTGGAACCGGGCGAACAGATGACGCTCAACGATATGCTCAAGGCCATCTGTGTGTCCAGCGCCAACGATGCCGCTGTGGCGGTGGCGGAATTTGTAGGGGGCAGCGAGCCTGCCTTCGTGCAGATGATGAATGAGGGGGCAGCAGAACTGGGCATGACCTCCACCCATTTTGAAAATGCCTGCGGACTGGACCAGGAGGGGCATCTTTCCAGCGCGCGGGATGTGGCAATCATGAGCCGCGAAATGCTGCTCCACCACACAGAGGTGAGGGATTATTGCTCTATCTGGACCGATACGCTGCGGGACGGTGCCACACAGCTTGTCAATACGAACAAACTGCTGAAGAGTTACTCGGGAATTACAGGGCTCAAGACCGGGACGACCAGCAAGGCGGGGGTATGTATTTCGGCCAGCGCCGAGCGCAACGGCTTGCGGCTGATTGCTGTGGTTCTTGGGTCTGCATCCGGAAAGGAACGTTTTGAGGCCGCAACGACCTTGCTGGATTACGGTTTTGCCAACTACGAAAATGTGACGGCCGAACTGCCCGCCGACGCACCGCAGGCGCTGCCGGTAACCCGCGGAACATCTGAAGCCGTCACGCTGCAATACGAAGCTCCGCAGAAATGCCTTGTGCCCAAAGGACAGGGCGAACAACTGCATGTGGAAGTGGAATTGCCCCAGACACTGCAGGCCCCTGTCGCTGCAGGCACGCCGGTGGGAACGGTACACTGGAAAAGCGGCGAAACCGATTTGCAAACATTTTCCATTACAGCGGCGCAGGACGTAGAGGCGTTGAGTTTTGGGTATTGTTTCGGGCTTTTGGCGCAGAGTCTTGCCTTATCTGCTGTCTAA
- the mtaB gene encoding tRNA (N(6)-L-threonylcarbamoyladenosine(37)-C(2))-methylthiotransferase MtaB has product MRATFYTLGCKVNQNETGALAQLFEESGYTVVPNEEPADVYVVNSCTVTNFGDQKSRKWLRRAKRENPGAVTVLTGCYPQAFPKEAAAIAEADVVTGSGNRRSILQDVQAVLSGEQERVVDIRPHVKGERFEELPMDKFAEHTRAFVKVEDGCNRRCAYCVIPRARGPVRSRAEASILEELHRLTDAGYKEIVLTAISLPSYGTDNGTSLVELVEKAAAVPGVERLRLGSLDPDMLHDEDILRLSRVKKLCPQFHLSLQSGCDKTLRAMRRPYTTAQFAEIADKLRRAFGPENVSFTTDVIVGFPGETEEDFEASMAFVTGQRFLKVHVFPYSRREGTPAFDFPDQIPEHEKEDRSHRMTAAVEAVRAEEATRMQGRIAEVLLETPLSATLFTGYTKQYLPVLVTAPGYHTGDIVKVTLGSWDGKRSRAELTR; this is encoded by the coding sequence ATGCGGGCAACATTTTACACCTTGGGCTGCAAGGTAAATCAGAACGAAACCGGTGCACTGGCACAACTGTTTGAAGAAAGCGGCTATACCGTTGTTCCCAATGAGGAGCCGGCGGATGTCTATGTGGTCAACAGCTGTACCGTAACTAACTTCGGCGACCAGAAAAGCCGGAAATGGCTGCGGCGTGCCAAGCGGGAGAATCCCGGTGCCGTCACGGTGTTGACCGGCTGCTATCCGCAGGCCTTTCCCAAGGAAGCCGCCGCCATCGCGGAAGCTGACGTAGTCACGGGATCCGGCAACCGCCGTTCGATCCTGCAGGACGTGCAAGCCGTACTCAGCGGCGAGCAGGAGCGTGTGGTGGATATTCGCCCGCACGTAAAAGGCGAACGTTTTGAAGAGCTTCCCATGGACAAATTTGCCGAGCATACCCGTGCGTTTGTCAAGGTGGAAGACGGCTGTAACCGGCGCTGCGCCTATTGTGTCATTCCCCGCGCCCGCGGCCCGGTGCGCAGCCGTGCGGAAGCCAGCATTCTGGAAGAACTGCATCGCCTGACCGACGCCGGTTACAAGGAGATCGTCCTGACTGCCATCAGCCTGCCCAGTTACGGTACAGACAACGGCACCAGCCTTGTGGAGCTTGTGGAGAAAGCCGCAGCGGTCCCGGGCGTGGAACGGTTGCGCCTGGGCAGCCTGGACCCCGATATGCTGCATGACGAGGATATACTGCGTCTTTCCCGGGTGAAAAAGCTCTGCCCCCAGTTCCATCTGAGCCTGCAAAGCGGTTGTGACAAAACGTTGCGGGCCATGCGGCGCCCCTATACCACAGCCCAGTTTGCCGAGATTGCCGATAAGCTCCGCCGCGCCTTCGGCCCGGAAAATGTCAGCTTCACCACCGACGTGATTGTAGGTTTCCCGGGAGAGACCGAGGAGGATTTTGAGGCAAGCATGGCCTTTGTCACTGGGCAGCGCTTTCTGAAAGTCCACGTATTCCCCTATTCCCGCCGCGAGGGCACTCCCGCCTTTGATTTTCCCGACCAGATTCCGGAGCACGAAAAAGAAGACCGCAGCCATCGTATGACCGCCGCTGTGGAAGCAGTCCGCGCCGAGGAGGCCACCCGGATGCAGGGCCGTATTGCCGAGGTGCTGCTGGAGACGCCGCTGTCCGCCACCCTGTTCACTGGCTACACCAAGCAGTACCTGCCGGTACTGGTCACAGCGCCCGGATACCATACCGGGGATATTGTCAAAGTGACACTGGGCTCCTGGGATGGCAAGCGCAGCCGTGCGGAACTCACTCGATAA
- a CDS encoding 4Fe-4S dicluster domain-containing protein, with amino-acid sequence MRGIYTPVTDIRRKVFTEVARMAYEVNEMSDYAHLLRELPYKIIPGEEGSLRSSIFLERAIISERIRLAMGLSLRPLDESVPATEGLEHSVIADKYYEPPLINVIKFACNRCPEKIIKVTGMCQGCLAHPCQEVCPKHAISFRNGKSHIDQSLCVKCGRCVNSCPYSAIVKTERPCAAACGMGAIHSDQYGRADIDYDKCVSCGMCLVNCPFGAIVDKGQIFQLVQSIKRGDKVVAIVAPAFINQFPGMTPSKLKEGMRMLGFCDVEEVAIGADLCTIDEANDFMEEVPSKHPFMGTSCCPAWSVMAKKLFPEYADCISMTMTPMVLTARLIKKEHPDVRICFVGPCSAKKLEASRRSVRSEVDFVLTFEELMGLFEAKEVNFDFLPDNPEDSFQSASADGRGFAASGGVAQAVVNAIKKMDPDREVKVVSAQGLADCRKMMMMAKAGKYNGYLLEGMACPGGCIAGAGTLADPAKSAAMLNKYKNEAKMKNSTETPYKDSISLLKY; translated from the coding sequence ATGAGAGGTATTTACACCCCCGTCACGGATATCCGTCGCAAGGTGTTCACCGAAGTCGCACGCATGGCGTACGAAGTCAATGAAATGTCCGACTACGCACATCTGCTGCGTGAACTGCCCTACAAGATCATTCCCGGCGAGGAAGGCTCTCTGCGCAGCAGCATCTTCCTGGAGAGAGCGATCATCTCGGAGCGTATTCGTCTGGCCATGGGCCTTTCGCTGCGTCCCCTGGACGAAAGTGTTCCGGCCACGGAAGGTCTGGAGCACAGTGTCATCGCGGACAAGTACTATGAACCGCCGCTGATCAACGTCATCAAGTTCGCCTGCAACCGCTGCCCTGAAAAGATCATCAAGGTTACAGGCATGTGCCAGGGCTGTCTGGCTCATCCCTGCCAGGAGGTTTGCCCCAAGCACGCCATCAGCTTCCGCAATGGCAAGAGCCATATTGACCAGAGCCTCTGTGTGAAGTGTGGCCGCTGTGTCAACAGCTGCCCGTACAGCGCGATCGTCAAAACCGAACGGCCCTGCGCCGCTGCCTGCGGCATGGGCGCCATCCATTCCGACCAGTACGGACGCGCGGACATCGACTACGACAAGTGTGTCTCCTGCGGCATGTGCCTGGTCAACTGCCCGTTCGGCGCCATTGTGGACAAGGGCCAGATCTTCCAGCTGGTTCAGTCCATCAAGCGCGGCGACAAGGTAGTCGCCATCGTGGCTCCCGCTTTTATCAATCAGTTCCCCGGCATGACTCCCTCCAAACTGAAGGAAGGCATGCGGATGCTGGGCTTCTGTGACGTGGAAGAAGTTGCTATCGGCGCCGACCTGTGCACCATCGATGAGGCCAACGACTTCATGGAAGAAGTCCCCTCCAAGCACCCCTTCATGGGCACTTCCTGCTGCCCGGCCTGGAGTGTTATGGCCAAGAAGCTCTTCCCTGAGTATGCCGATTGCATCAGCATGACGATGACCCCCATGGTGCTGACCGCCCGTCTGATCAAGAAAGAACACCCGGATGTGCGCATCTGCTTCGTCGGTCCCTGCTCCGCCAAAAAGCTGGAAGCCAGCCGCCGGTCGGTGCGCAGTGAGGTGGACTTTGTCCTGACCTTCGAAGAGTTGATGGGTCTGTTTGAGGCCAAGGAGGTCAACTTCGATTTCCTGCCCGATAACCCGGAGGATTCTTTCCAGAGCGCCAGTGCCGACGGTCGTGGCTTCGCTGCATCGGGTGGCGTTGCCCAGGCCGTGGTCAACGCCATCAAGAAGATGGATCCTGACCGCGAGGTAAAGGTAGTCAGTGCACAGGGTCTGGCAGACTGCCGCAAGATGATGATGATGGCGAAAGCCGGCAAGTACAACGGCTATCTGCTGGAAGGCATGGCCTGCCCGGGCGGCTGCATTGCCGGTGCCGGTACGTTGGCCGATCCTGCCAAGAGTGCGGCGATGCTGAACAAGTACAAGAACGAAGCAAAGATGAAGAACTCCACGGAGACTCCGTACAAGGACTCCATCAGCCTGCTCAAGTATTGA
- a CDS encoding 23S rRNA (pseudouridine(1915)-N(3))-methyltransferase RlmH — translation MQNIDLICIGKLNASYFAAGVADYQKRLGGFCNFRIVELPEVTIADKNASEKQIAKALEKEGEAILHAVRKGAYLVALCVEGKQISSEELAELLAQRAGSGAGDVAFVIGSSHGLDERVKRAAQARISLGRITLPHQLARLVMTEQLYRACTINAGMKYHK, via the coding sequence ATGCAGAATATAGATTTGATTTGCATCGGAAAACTCAATGCCAGCTATTTCGCGGCCGGGGTGGCAGACTATCAGAAACGGCTGGGAGGCTTTTGCAATTTCCGCATTGTAGAACTCCCGGAAGTAACCATCGCGGACAAAAATGCGAGCGAAAAGCAGATTGCCAAGGCCTTGGAGAAAGAGGGCGAGGCCATTTTGCATGCGGTCCGCAAAGGCGCCTACCTGGTAGCGCTTTGCGTGGAAGGCAAACAGATCTCCAGTGAGGAACTGGCGGAACTTTTGGCGCAGCGTGCGGGCAGCGGTGCAGGCGATGTGGCCTTTGTGATAGGCTCCTCACACGGCTTGGATGAGCGCGTTAAGCGGGCTGCACAGGCAAGAATCAGCTTGGGACGCATCACGCTGCCGCATCAGCTGGCGCGCCTTGTGATGACTGAGCAGCTGTATCGTGCCTGCACCATCAACGCGGGTATGAAATATCATAAATAA
- a CDS encoding MBL fold metallo-hydrolase gives MALFTTLYSGSSGNCGLILQDRTYLLVDMGKSCRTTLSALRKLDLTIGDCAGILITHEHSDHVAGLDTFLKKYPVPVYARADTLDVLESRGTLPPAVECNTVDGGQTMDVGPFRVTAFPTSHDVPCCGYRIVTPDQHRMAIATDLGVLTPVVEDNLMGCDLVALEANYDAFSLHGGPYPYYLKKRIASDRGHLDNKACAAAILDLIQEGCKKFALCHLSQTNNSPELALTTVYNVLLAAGIQPGRDVVVQAQTRNDISPFLEF, from the coding sequence ATGGCTTTATTTACCACTCTGTATTCAGGATCTTCCGGCAATTGTGGCCTAATCCTGCAGGACCGTACGTATCTTCTGGTGGATATGGGCAAGAGCTGCCGGACCACTCTGTCTGCCTTGCGCAAACTGGACCTGACCATCGGAGACTGCGCCGGTATTCTGATTACGCATGAACACTCCGATCATGTTGCCGGGCTGGACACCTTTCTCAAAAAATATCCTGTGCCCGTGTACGCGCGCGCAGACACATTGGATGTCCTGGAATCACGGGGCACTTTGCCGCCGGCGGTGGAGTGCAATACTGTGGACGGCGGTCAGACCATGGATGTGGGACCGTTCCGTGTGACAGCTTTTCCCACCAGTCATGACGTGCCCTGCTGCGGGTATAGGATTGTGACACCTGACCAGCATCGTATGGCTATCGCCACAGACCTGGGCGTTCTTACACCGGTGGTGGAGGATAACCTTATGGGGTGTGACCTTGTGGCGCTGGAAGCCAATTATGACGCCTTCAGCCTTCATGGCGGGCCCTATCCCTACTATCTGAAAAAACGTATTGCCAGCGACCGCGGGCATCTGGATAACAAAGCGTGCGCGGCGGCGATTCTGGACCTGATCCAGGAAGGCTGCAAGAAATTTGCCCTTTGCCATCTGAGCCAGACCAACAACTCTCCGGAACTGGCGCTGACCACCGTGTATAACGTGCTGCTTGCAGCCGGTATTCAGCCTGGACGTGACGTGGTTGTGCAGGCACAGACGCGCAATGACATCAGTCCTTTCCTGGAGTTCTAA